Proteins encoded together in one Halalkaliarchaeum sp. AArc-CO window:
- a CDS encoding DUF5778 family protein has translation MNDVIDQELYERTKALLEPGEIELVGCIVHTHLDGQADLEMQELTVDIHDAISDHADKGEAYIYAGNDDPDFSSNQFQGLTLEDEEFVWECQQLLREGSFDLVFYYEAGVDQDALADDLAALEHVDRVTPVP, from the coding sequence ATGAACGACGTGATCGATCAGGAGCTGTACGAGCGGACGAAGGCGCTCCTCGAGCCGGGGGAGATCGAACTCGTCGGCTGTATCGTCCACACCCATCTCGACGGGCAGGCGGACCTCGAGATGCAGGAGCTCACCGTCGACATCCACGACGCGATCTCCGACCACGCCGACAAGGGGGAGGCGTACATCTACGCCGGCAACGACGACCCCGATTTTTCATCGAACCAGTTTCAGGGTCTGACCCTCGAGGACGAGGAGTTCGTCTGGGAGTGTCAACAGCTCCTCCGGGAGGGATCGTTCGACCTCGTCTTTTATTACGAGGCAGGCGTGGACCAGGACGCACTCGCCGACGATCTCGCGGCACTGGAACACGTGGATCGCGTGACGCCGGTGCCGTGA
- a CDS encoding UPF0175 family protein — MASSSSESSDELATAVGRYVLGDLSLGRAAEAAGLSRWEFEEVLEDAGFTSLYGPRTDDQLQREIDVALDLDE, encoded by the coding sequence ATGGCCTCTTCCAGTAGTGAGTCCTCCGACGAACTTGCGACCGCGGTGGGTCGGTACGTCCTCGGCGATCTCTCGCTCGGACGTGCTGCCGAAGCGGCCGGACTGTCCCGGTGGGAGTTCGAAGAAGTGCTGGAAGACGCTGGCTTCACGTCGCTCTACGGGCCACGAACTGACGACCAGTTACAGCGGGAGATCGACGTTGCACTCGATCTCGACGAATAG
- a CDS encoding SWIM zinc finger family protein, whose translation MDLNNAKIRETCADAVFERGRDYRDEGHIQRIERFGDVVTAAVRGTSLYDVTVDLGESTIDARCTCPYEGAGECKHVVAVLLDVVADPPQDESEHVERVIEDVSSDDLRAFVRDALAENPDLREQFLARFGDGGKSVEAYRDEIEELFDQHTQHYPVVTEAIDFSHFFEVAEQYRERECYRAAATVYRALFEGIDDNHTRIDAAYDHYAKALRSALEGYVDCVLAADPSDNEFERFAGALEAQAMSEPRINEEQFRRALGTLEDRR comes from the coding sequence ATGGACCTCAACAACGCAAAAATTCGGGAGACCTGTGCTGACGCGGTGTTCGAGCGCGGGCGGGACTACCGCGACGAAGGACACATCCAGCGAATTGAACGGTTTGGCGACGTGGTTACAGCCGCGGTTCGAGGGACGAGTCTGTACGACGTGACCGTCGATCTAGGCGAATCCACCATCGATGCTCGGTGTACGTGTCCTTACGAAGGAGCGGGCGAGTGCAAGCACGTCGTCGCGGTGCTGCTGGACGTCGTCGCCGATCCGCCCCAAGACGAGAGCGAACACGTCGAAAGGGTTATCGAAGATGTCTCGTCTGACGACCTACGTGCGTTCGTGCGCGATGCACTCGCCGAAAATCCGGACCTGCGCGAGCAGTTCCTCGCACGGTTTGGCGACGGCGGCAAGTCGGTCGAAGCGTACCGTGACGAGATCGAGGAGCTGTTCGACCAGCACACACAGCACTATCCAGTCGTCACGGAAGCTATCGACTTTTCTCACTTCTTCGAAGTGGCCGAGCAGTACCGCGAGCGCGAGTGCTACCGGGCGGCTGCGACCGTCTACCGTGCGCTGTTCGAGGGAATCGACGACAACCATACCCGCATCGACGCCGCATACGATCACTACGCCAAGGCCTTGCGGTCTGCGCTCGAAGGGTACGTCGACTGTGTGCTCGCGGCCGACCCAAGCGACAACGAATTTGAACGATTCGCCGGCGCACTCGAAGCACAGGCGATGTCCGAACCGCGAATCAACGAGGAGCAGTTCCGACGTGCGCTCGGCACCCTCGAAGATCGACGATGA
- a CDS encoding DUF1028 domain-containing protein, whose product MTFSICVREPYTDEDETRHHRFGVAVTTRLPCVGTLCPFASEHGAVATQSLVNVELGRKGIDYLADGLAVEDALEALLNADEGRPQRQLHGVDADGTFVFSGEECRDWYGHTAGENYTVAGNLLTGPEVIDATAAAYESNAFGEDPLAARLIDALEAGHEAGGDKRTDLPVQSAALLVETTADVEDEPTSPDSIDLRVDASETPVEDLRHTYALTLEGWQDAAEKYDDGNDDDNE is encoded by the coding sequence GTGACGTTCAGCATCTGCGTTCGGGAACCGTACACTGACGAGGACGAAACCAGACACCACCGGTTCGGCGTCGCCGTTACCACCCGACTCCCCTGCGTCGGAACGCTGTGTCCGTTCGCGTCCGAACACGGCGCTGTCGCGACCCAGAGCCTGGTCAACGTCGAGCTCGGCCGGAAAGGGATCGACTACCTCGCGGACGGCCTCGCGGTGGAAGACGCCCTGGAAGCCCTTTTGAATGCCGACGAGGGACGGCCCCAGCGCCAGCTCCACGGCGTCGACGCCGACGGGACGTTCGTCTTCTCCGGCGAGGAGTGCCGGGATTGGTACGGCCACACAGCCGGCGAGAACTACACCGTCGCCGGGAACCTCCTGACCGGCCCGGAAGTGATCGACGCCACTGCGGCAGCCTACGAGTCGAACGCGTTCGGCGAGGACCCCCTCGCGGCTCGGCTGATCGACGCACTCGAGGCTGGCCACGAAGCGGGCGGCGACAAGCGGACGGATCTCCCGGTCCAGTCGGCGGCGCTGTTGGTCGAGACCACCGCGGACGTCGAGGACGAGCCGACCTCACCCGACTCGATCGACCTCCGAGTGGACGCGAGTGAGACGCCGGTCGAAGACCTCCGTCACACCTACGCGTTGACGCTCGAGGGATGGCAGGACGCCGCCGAGAAGTACGATGACGGCAACGACGACGACAACGAGTGA
- a CDS encoding RNA-binding protein gives MDVKSRHHLRSDEVDAIQSSVRDALGVEIDRESFERVSFTDDPREVVLVDGDPAVVYVDDEPFLTVQGANAFPPERRIVTVDAGAVSFVSNGADVMRPGIVEADEAIEEGDLVVIAEETHGKVLAVGRALVDGADMRGDSGKVVESIHHVGDELFEFSV, from the coding sequence ATGGACGTCAAATCGCGACATCATCTCCGGAGCGACGAGGTCGACGCGATCCAGTCGAGCGTTCGGGACGCGCTCGGCGTCGAGATCGACCGGGAGAGCTTCGAACGCGTCTCCTTTACGGACGATCCGCGGGAGGTGGTGCTCGTCGACGGCGATCCGGCAGTCGTCTACGTCGACGACGAGCCGTTCCTCACGGTCCAGGGCGCGAACGCGTTCCCGCCGGAACGTCGGATCGTCACCGTCGACGCCGGCGCGGTGTCGTTCGTCTCGAACGGGGCCGACGTGATGCGCCCCGGGATCGTGGAGGCCGACGAAGCGATCGAAGAGGGGGACCTCGTCGTCATCGCCGAAGAGACCCACGGAAAGGTGCTCGCTGTCGGGCGCGCGCTCGTCGACGGCGCCGACATGCGCGGCGACTCCGGGAAGGTCGTTGAGTCGATCCACCACGTCGGCGACGAACTGTTCGAGTTCTCGGTTTGA
- a CDS encoding ribonuclease R family protein produces the protein MSDEQAAAGTAEGQGPVKITEEMAERLEDKREELFEEFEIRDGFPIEVKREAEARSDGIEDEIEAELDDRQDLRDLTTWTTDPIDAQDFDDAISIEKNEETYHLWVHIADVTHYVTPETTMWEEAVQRSNTVYLPAYTIHMLPSVLAETVCSLVPDEDRLAHTVEMVLDRETLSFESIDIYKSVIRSDERLTYTQCENRLDDPDAPLHEENALAYELAERMHEQRKEDGSLVLNPRRDRAHTIIEECMLKANKAVTHELMWNRGVEAMYRVHPQPTPEQWNDALKEIQELEGVSIPGGSWDDPRKAVNAALEEAPDRQLNKIQRAVLKVMPRAKYMNDPFGGHHALNFDIYGHFTSPIRRLSDLVNHWIVYTNDVPEDLIELCDRASDKQKDAETCERIYKQFLEENHIDPYAVNNRGLEVVEDPEEATHGV, from the coding sequence ATGTCGGACGAACAGGCCGCCGCCGGCACCGCGGAGGGGCAAGGCCCGGTGAAGATCACCGAGGAGATGGCAGAGCGGCTCGAGGACAAACGCGAGGAACTCTTCGAGGAGTTCGAGATCCGGGACGGCTTTCCGATCGAGGTGAAACGGGAGGCGGAAGCGCGAAGCGACGGCATCGAAGACGAAATCGAAGCGGAACTGGACGATCGGCAGGATCTCCGGGACCTCACGACGTGGACGACCGACCCGATCGACGCACAGGACTTCGACGACGCCATCAGCATCGAGAAAAACGAGGAGACCTACCACCTCTGGGTACACATCGCGGACGTCACCCACTACGTCACTCCGGAGACGACGATGTGGGAGGAAGCCGTCCAGCGGAGCAACACCGTCTACCTTCCGGCGTACACGATTCACATGCTCCCCTCGGTGCTCGCCGAGACCGTCTGTTCGCTCGTTCCCGACGAGGACCGCCTCGCCCACACCGTCGAGATGGTGCTGGATCGGGAGACGCTCTCCTTCGAGTCGATCGACATCTACAAGTCGGTGATCCGAAGCGACGAACGGCTGACGTACACCCAGTGTGAAAACCGCCTCGACGATCCCGACGCACCGCTCCACGAGGAGAACGCCCTGGCGTACGAACTCGCCGAGCGGATGCACGAGCAGCGCAAGGAGGACGGCTCGCTGGTGTTGAACCCCCGTCGGGACCGGGCACACACGATCATCGAGGAGTGCATGCTGAAGGCGAACAAGGCCGTCACGCACGAGCTGATGTGGAACCGCGGCGTGGAGGCGATGTACCGAGTTCACCCGCAGCCGACCCCCGAGCAGTGGAACGACGCACTCAAGGAGATCCAGGAACTCGAGGGCGTCTCGATCCCGGGGGGCTCCTGGGACGATCCCCGAAAAGCCGTCAACGCCGCGCTCGAGGAAGCGCCCGACCGCCAGCTCAACAAGATCCAGCGGGCAGTATTGAAGGTGATGCCGCGCGCGAAGTACATGAACGATCCGTTCGGCGGGCATCACGCGCTCAACTTCGACATCTACGGTCACTTCACCTCGCCGATCCGCCGCCTCTCGGACCTGGTAAACCACTGGATCGTCTACACGAACGACGTCCCGGAGGACCTCATCGAGCTGTGCGACCGCGCCAGCGACAAACAGAAGGACGCCGAGACGTGCGAACGCATCTACAAACAGTTCCTGGAAGAGAACCACATCGACCCGTACGCGGTCAACAACCGGGGACTCGAAGTAGTCGAGGATCCCGAGGAAGCGACCCACGGCGTCTAG